Proteins co-encoded in one Herpetosiphonaceae bacterium genomic window:
- a CDS encoding alpha/beta hydrolase: MKIVTGLRCEDGLSPTEQHVTAGGIAWRYLEWGDHGPPFVLWHGVTSNARGWWRVGPFLAGLGFHVYAPDLPGHGLTDDAPDGYAIETTARLLDAWMVALGLKAPIV, translated from the coding sequence ATGAAAATTGTCACCGGGCTGCGCTGCGAAGACGGCCTATCGCCCACGGAGCAGCACGTCACTGCTGGCGGCATCGCCTGGCGCTATCTCGAATGGGGCGATCACGGGCCGCCGTTTGTGCTCTGGCACGGCGTTACCAGCAACGCGCGCGGCTGGTGGCGCGTCGGCCCGTTTCTCGCCGGGCTGGGCTTTCACGTCTACGCGCCCGATCTGCCGGGCCATGGCCTGACCGATGACGCGCCCGACGGCTACGCGATCGAGACGACGGCGCGGCTGCTCGATGCCTGGATGGTCGCGCTCGGCCTCAAAGCGCCGATCGTGC